From Cupriavidus oxalaticus:
AAGGCAAGGACGGCCAGAAGCAGCCGCACCTGTACTACGCCAGCGACTACTTCGACCAGCTCTACGCCTTTGCCGAGACGCTGATCGAGCGCGGCGCCGCCTACGTGGACAGCCAGTCGGCCGAACAGATCGCCGCCAGCCGCGGCAACTTCTCCGAGCCGGGCAAGCCCTCGCCCTACCGCGACCGCACCGTCGAGGAAAACCTGCAGCTGTTCCGCGACATGCGCGCCGACAAGTACGGCGACGGCGAGCACGTGCTGCGCGCCAAGATCGACATGACCGCGCCCAACATCGTGATGCGCGACCCGGTGCTCTACCGCATCCGCCACGCGCATCACCACCGCACGGGCGACAAGTGGTGCATCTATCCGATGTACGACTTCACCCACTGCATCTCGGACGCGCTGGAGAATATCTCGCACTCGCTGTGCACGCTGGAGTTCGAGAACAACCGCCCGCTGTATGACTGGGTGCTGGAGCACCTGCGTGACGCCGGCGTGTTCCGCGACCCGCTGCCGCACCAGTATGAGTTCGCGCGCCTGAACCTGACCTACGCCATCACCAGCAAGCGCAGGCTCAAGCAGCTGGTCGACGAGAACCGTGTCGACGGCTGGGACGACCCGCGCATGCCCACGCTGGTCGGCGTGCGCCGCCGCGGCTATACGCCGGAATCGATCCAGCTGTTCTGCGACCGCGTCGGCGTGGCCAAGGCCGACAGCTGGATCGACATGAGCACGCTCGAAGGCGCGGTGCGCGACGACCTGGACGGCCGGGCCGCGCGCGGCGTGGCCGTGCTGGACCCGCTCAAGCTGGTCATCGACAACTACCCCGAAGGCCAGAGCGAGGAATGCTCGGCCCCGGTCCATCCGAAGAAGCCGGAACTGGGCAAGCGCGTGTTCCCGCTGTCGCGCGAACTGTGGATCGAGCGCGAGGACTTCAACGAGACCCCGCCCAAGGGCTATTTCCGCCTGTTCCCGGGCAACAAGGTGCGCCTGAAATACGGTTACGTGGTCGAGTGCACCGGCGTGGACAAGGACGCCGACGGCAACGTCGTCGCCGTGCATGCCAACTACCTGCCCGATACCAAGAGCGGCACGCCGGGCGCCGACAGCGTCAAGGTCAAGGGCGTGATCCACTGGGTCAGCGCCGCGCACGGCTACGAGGCCGAGGTGCGCCTGTATGACCGCCTGTTCAACGACCCCAACCCGGACGCCGGCGGCAAGAACTTCCTGGACGCGCTCAATCCCGATTCCAAGAAGGTGGTCACAGCCTACCTGGAGCCGGGCCTGCGCGAGGCGCAGCCGGAAGACCGGTTCCAGTTCGAGCGCCACGGCTACTTCGTTGCCGACCGCAATGATTCTCAGCCGGGCAAGCCGGTCTTCAACCGCATCGTCGGGTTGAAGGACAGCTGGGGCAAGTGATGGGCAAGGCAACTCCGGTGCAGACCATCACCTTCCCGCTCGAGGGCGAGTTCATCGCCCTTAACGACCTGCTCAAGCTGGCTGGCGTGTGCGACAGCGGCGGCGCCGGCAAGGCGCTGGTCGCCTCCGGCGAAGTCTCGGTGGACGGCGCGCCCGAATCGCGCAAGACTGCGAAGATTCGCGCCGGGCAGGTGGTGGGCCTGGCGGGCATCGAGATCCGCGTGGTCGCCGCCTGACCGCGCTACCGGCCGCAGCGGCCGCCCCGGCTGCTGCGGCTGCGGCCCTGCAACGGAAAGGACCGAAACCATGCCGATCGCGTTCTGGTGCGTTTTGCTGGCCGGCGTGCTGCCGCTCGCCACGGTAGCCATCGCCAAGGCCAGCGCGCCCGGCTTCGACAACCATGACCCGCGCGGCTGGCTCGACAAGCAGACCGGGCGCGCGCGGCGCGCCGACCTGGCGCACCGCAACCATTTCGAGGCCTTCCCCTTCTTTGCCGCGGCGGTGCTCACCGCCAGCTTCCTGCAAGCGCCGCAGGCGCGCATCGACGAACTGTCGATGGTCTTCATCCTCACCCGCATCCTCTACACCGTGTGCTACCTGACCGACCGGGCCACGCTGCGCACGCTGTGCTGGACCATCGGGTACCTGTCGGTGGTGGGGATTTTCCTGCTGCCGGTGTTCGTGCACTAGCCATGTCGGCAGCCGTTCGCCTGCTGGCAGCCGTTGCGATCGCCATGCTGGGCAGCGCCGGCGCCGGCGCTGCACCGGTGGAATACACGCTCGACCCGGTCCACACCACCGTCTATTTCGGCGCCAGCCATTTCGAGCGCAGCTCGGTGCGCGGGCGCTTCGGCAAGATTGACGGCCGCATCGTCTACGATGCCGACAGCGGTGCAGGCGCGGTCGACGTGACCGTCGACCTGGCCTCGGTCGACACCGGCAACCGCACGCTCGACGGCGTGCTGCGCTCGGCACAGTTCTTCGATATCGCGCAGTTTCCCGTGGCGCGGCTGCGTGCCGATCGCTTTATCAGCGACGGCGGCCGGCTTGTGGCGGTAGAGGGCGAGTTGAGCCTGCACGGCGTCACCCACCCGGTGCGGCTGCAGGCCGAGCGCTTCCGCTGCGGCGAGGTCACGATGTTCGGCGTGGCGCGGCAGGTGTGCGGCGGCGACTTCCGCGCCGAAGTGCCGCGCAGTGCCTTCGGCATGACCCGCTTCCTGCCCGATGCGGGCGACATCGTGACGCTTCAGGTGGCGATAGAGGCATCGCCGGCGGCCAGCCCCGCGCGCTAGCCCAACGCGTCACCTCCGGCGCAGTTTTCTCTTGTAGAATCAGCGCTTTGCTCAATCCCTGCCACGCCGCCGCGTGTGCGGCAACGCGAGACAGAGACCATGTTCGAGATCCATTCCGGCGACATCGTCGCAGCCGCCCTGGCCGCCGCTGGCGCCTGCCTGCTGTGCAGCATTCCGGGCGAATTCCTGCGCCGCTTCCCGCTGTGGGCGGTGCGCACCTACGGCCGCGGCGCCCTGCTGATGCCGTTCCTGGCGATGATGGTCGGCACCTGGCTGTTCCGCCTCGGTGTGGCCGGCCAGCTCGATACCGATGCCGGCCAGGCGCTGGTGGTGGCAGCCGGCTTCCTGGCCACGCTGCTGCTGTCGGCGCTGCTGCGCTTCTACCTGAAGGAATACCGCAAGCGCTGAGGTCGTTCCCCAGCCGCGTC
This genomic window contains:
- a CDS encoding glutamine--tRNA ligase/YqeY domain fusion protein; translated protein: MSHDNKPTDSTPAASNFLRSIIDQDLAAGTYAGRQDKQGEPLPTVITRFPPEPNGYLHIGHAKSICLNFGLARDYGGRCHLRFDDTNPVKEDTEYVDSIIDAVHWLGFSWDSEGKDGQKQPHLYYASDYFDQLYAFAETLIERGAAYVDSQSAEQIAASRGNFSEPGKPSPYRDRTVEENLQLFRDMRADKYGDGEHVLRAKIDMTAPNIVMRDPVLYRIRHAHHHRTGDKWCIYPMYDFTHCISDALENISHSLCTLEFENNRPLYDWVLEHLRDAGVFRDPLPHQYEFARLNLTYAITSKRRLKQLVDENRVDGWDDPRMPTLVGVRRRGYTPESIQLFCDRVGVAKADSWIDMSTLEGAVRDDLDGRAARGVAVLDPLKLVIDNYPEGQSEECSAPVHPKKPELGKRVFPLSRELWIEREDFNETPPKGYFRLFPGNKVRLKYGYVVECTGVDKDADGNVVAVHANYLPDTKSGTPGADSVKVKGVIHWVSAAHGYEAEVRLYDRLFNDPNPDAGGKNFLDALNPDSKKVVTAYLEPGLREAQPEDRFQFERHGYFVADRNDSQPGKPVFNRIVGLKDSWGK
- a CDS encoding RNA-binding S4 domain-containing protein, whose protein sequence is MGKATPVQTITFPLEGEFIALNDLLKLAGVCDSGGAGKALVASGEVSVDGAPESRKTAKIRAGQVVGLAGIEIRVVAA
- a CDS encoding MAPEG family protein; translation: MPIAFWCVLLAGVLPLATVAIAKASAPGFDNHDPRGWLDKQTGRARRADLAHRNHFEAFPFFAAAVLTASFLQAPQARIDELSMVFILTRILYTVCYLTDRATLRTLCWTIGYLSVVGIFLLPVFVH
- a CDS encoding YceI family protein codes for the protein MSAAVRLLAAVAIAMLGSAGAGAAPVEYTLDPVHTTVYFGASHFERSSVRGRFGKIDGRIVYDADSGAGAVDVTVDLASVDTGNRTLDGVLRSAQFFDIAQFPVARLRADRFISDGGRLVAVEGELSLHGVTHPVRLQAERFRCGEVTMFGVARQVCGGDFRAEVPRSAFGMTRFLPDAGDIVTLQVAIEASPAASPAR